One Bacteroidota bacterium DNA window includes the following coding sequences:
- a CDS encoding alanine--glyoxylate aminotransferase family protein, whose product MFKPRLFTPGPTPVPERVMMRMAEPIIHHRSPEFGEIFARVNENLKYVFQTSQPVLTLACSGTGGMEATFVGLFSAGEKIISVNAGKFGERWVEMPRAFGLEVVELKLEWGEAPSPDQVLRLLKEHPDAKAVYLTHSETSTGTATDVQAISRVARENSGALVCVDGITAIGAHEFRFDRWGIDACVTGSQKGLMIPPGLTFVALSERAIAAAKRSTLPKFYLDLRKALESYASDDTPWTPAASLIIGVDTALTMIREEGIEAVWRRHRRMAHAARAGLQALGMKLFSPHPSFAVTAVWVPEEIGWKAFNKALKSTYGVTVAGGQDRYSGKILRISHLGYYDELDIVAVVAAVERALGDCGWKFEPGCGVQAVQRYFQSKE is encoded by the coding sequence ATGTTTAAACCGCGGCTTTTCACCCCCGGTCCGACTCCCGTTCCCGAGCGTGTGATGATGAGGATGGCGGAGCCCATCATCCATCACCGGAGCCCCGAGTTCGGTGAGATCTTCGCGAGGGTGAACGAAAATCTGAAGTATGTCTTCCAGACCTCGCAGCCGGTTCTGACGCTCGCCTGCTCGGGGACAGGGGGAATGGAAGCGACGTTTGTGGGCCTCTTCTCCGCCGGAGAGAAAATCATCTCCGTCAACGCGGGGAAATTCGGCGAGCGCTGGGTGGAGATGCCGAGGGCGTTCGGGTTGGAAGTCGTCGAGCTCAAACTCGAGTGGGGAGAGGCGCCCTCCCCGGACCAGGTTCTCCGCCTCCTCAAGGAGCATCCGGACGCGAAAGCGGTCTACCTGACACACAGCGAAACGTCCACCGGGACGGCAACCGACGTGCAGGCGATTTCCCGTGTTGCCCGGGAGAATTCCGGCGCGCTCGTTTGCGTCGACGGCATTACCGCCATCGGCGCGCACGAGTTCCGGTTCGACCGGTGGGGAATCGACGCGTGCGTCACGGGCTCGCAGAAAGGGTTGATGATACCGCCCGGACTCACGTTCGTCGCCCTGAGCGAGCGCGCGATCGCGGCGGCGAAGAGGTCGACCCTCCCGAAATTTTATCTGGACCTCCGCAAAGCCCTCGAGTCATACGCAAGCGACGATACTCCATGGACCCCGGCCGCCTCCCTGATCATCGGAGTCGACACCGCGCTCACGATGATCCGGGAAGAGGGAATTGAAGCGGTCTGGAGACGCCACAGACGCATGGCTCACGCCGCGAGGGCGGGCTTGCAGGCGCTCGGCATGAAGTTGTTCTCGCCCCACCCCTCGTTCGCGGTCACCGCCGTCTGGGTGCCGGAGGAGATCGGGTGGAAAGCGTTCAACAAGGCGTTGAAGTCGACATATGGCGTCACCGTCGCGGGAGGACAGGACCGGTACAGCGGCAAAATACTCCGGATCTCCCATCTCGGGTATTATGACGAGCTCGATATCGTTGCGGTCGTCGCCGCGGTGGAGCGCGCGCTCGGCGATTGCGGGTGGAAATTTGAGCCGGGATGCGGCGTCCAGGCCGTGCAGCGGTACTTTCAATCGAAGGAGTGA
- the radC gene encoding DNA repair protein RadC — protein sequence MSNQKVGEPPFGHSRITDWPVEERPREKLMLHGAGSLSDAELLAILLQTGVGKATAVDVAKSLLREFRSLERMTSRSFRDLRRLKGVGNAKSIALVAAFELGRRASSRRDPQRAPICSPEDVVQHYQPLLRDLQQEVFKVLLLDSANHLLADETISVGILNGSLVHPREVFRRAILEPAASIILLHNHPSGNPEPSSEDIQVTRQLCEAGKIMGIPVHDHIILALHSYSSFAERGLL from the coding sequence ATGTCAAATCAGAAAGTGGGGGAACCTCCGTTCGGCCATTCCAGGATCACGGATTGGCCGGTGGAAGAGCGGCCGCGCGAAAAGCTGATGCTGCACGGGGCGGGCTCTCTCTCCGACGCGGAGCTCCTGGCAATTCTTCTACAGACAGGGGTCGGGAAGGCGACCGCGGTCGACGTCGCCAAGAGCCTTCTCCGGGAATTCCGTTCCCTGGAGCGGATGACTTCGAGGTCCTTCCGCGACTTGCGCAGGTTGAAGGGGGTGGGGAACGCGAAATCGATCGCCCTCGTCGCGGCGTTCGAGCTCGGCAGGCGTGCCTCCTCCAGGAGAGACCCGCAGCGCGCCCCGATTTGCTCTCCCGAGGACGTCGTTCAGCACTATCAGCCGCTTCTTCGGGACCTCCAGCAGGAGGTGTTCAAGGTTTTGCTCCTCGACAGCGCAAATCACCTTCTCGCGGACGAAACGATCTCCGTGGGAATCCTCAACGGATCGCTGGTGCATCCCCGGGAGGTTTTCAGGCGGGCGATCCTGGAACCGGCGGCGAGCATCATCCTCCTGCACAATCACCCGAGCGGCAATCCCGAGCCGAGTTCCGAGGATATCCAGGTCACCAGGCAACTCTGCGAAGCCGGGAAGATTATGGGGATTCCGGTGCACGACCACATCATCCTCGCCCTCCATTCCTACTCGAGTTTTGCCGAGCGCGGACTGTTGTAG
- a CDS encoding amidohydrolase: protein MNRKTAGAILALFATAMFLTVISSTRHKADMLLVNGTVLTLDAQNTVAGAVAIRGNRIAAVGTSADLRSRFDSDTVIDLEGKTVVPGFIDAHAHISGLGQLMQSVILVGTSSPEEIVGLVRARTREVAPGAWIHGRGWDQNRWENKEFPSASQLDAVSPDHPVVLIRIDGHAIWVNTRALELAQVSRSTQDPPGGRIIRTRSGEPTGVFLDEARALIERFVPSETPEEIERDILTAAAACAKSGLTEVHDMGIDSLRIGIYRRLAGEKRLPVRIYAAISAPGPAWNFWKEQGPLIGAGGGMLTIRSMKLYMDGALGSRGAALVEQYSDDPGNRGLTMLGAAELESLVRDAIAHGFQPCVHAIGDRANHAVLDAYEHVLNALPAGDYRPRIEHAQVILPEDISRFKRLGVLPSMQPIHATSDMYWAEARLGPSRIHEAYAWRSLLETGSIIPGGSDFPNDGMEPLWGFYAAFTRADRSGYPQDGWYRDQRMTREEAIRCFTAWGAYAGFEEGAKGSIEPGKLADLTLLSRNIMQVSPPEVLTTNVEMTIVDGRVTYRKPAGGGAP, encoded by the coding sequence ATGAATCGGAAAACGGCGGGAGCGATCCTCGCCCTCTTCGCCACAGCCATGTTTCTCACCGTCATAAGCTCCACCAGGCATAAGGCGGACATGCTGCTGGTGAACGGGACCGTCCTCACGCTCGACGCGCAGAACACGGTCGCCGGGGCGGTCGCCATCCGGGGGAACAGGATCGCGGCCGTCGGGACGTCCGCCGACCTGCGGAGCCGGTTCGACTCCGACACGGTGATCGACCTGGAGGGAAAGACAGTCGTGCCGGGATTTATCGACGCGCACGCCCACATAAGCGGGCTGGGACAGCTGATGCAATCGGTGATCCTGGTCGGGACCTCATCGCCGGAGGAGATCGTGGGGCTTGTCCGGGCCCGGACGCGCGAGGTTGCCCCCGGTGCATGGATTCACGGGCGCGGATGGGATCAGAACCGGTGGGAGAACAAGGAGTTTCCCTCCGCATCGCAACTGGACGCCGTTTCCCCGGATCATCCTGTTGTTCTCATCCGGATTGACGGCCACGCAATCTGGGTGAACACCCGGGCGCTCGAGCTCGCGCAAGTCAGCCGGTCCACACAGGACCCCCCGGGGGGAAGGATTATCCGGACCCGTTCGGGCGAACCGACCGGAGTGTTCCTGGACGAGGCCCGCGCTCTCATCGAGAGGTTTGTCCCTTCCGAAACGCCGGAGGAGATCGAACGCGACATTCTCACCGCCGCGGCCGCCTGCGCGAAGAGCGGCCTCACCGAGGTCCACGATATGGGAATCGATTCTCTCCGGATCGGGATTTACCGGCGGCTTGCCGGGGAGAAGAGGCTCCCCGTCCGGATCTATGCCGCGATCAGCGCTCCCGGCCCCGCGTGGAATTTCTGGAAGGAACAAGGGCCCCTGATCGGGGCCGGCGGCGGGATGCTGACCATCCGGTCGATGAAATTGTATATGGACGGGGCGCTCGGCTCCCGCGGAGCGGCGCTGGTGGAACAGTATTCGGACGATCCGGGAAACAGGGGGCTGACGATGCTCGGCGCGGCGGAGCTTGAGTCCCTCGTCCGCGATGCGATCGCGCACGGATTTCAGCCCTGCGTCCATGCGATCGGGGACCGCGCCAATCATGCGGTGCTCGACGCGTATGAACACGTGCTGAACGCGCTCCCCGCCGGCGACTACCGGCCCCGCATCGAACATGCCCAGGTGATCCTCCCCGAAGATATTTCCCGTTTCAAGAGGCTCGGCGTTCTGCCGAGCATGCAGCCGATCCATGCCACGTCCGATATGTACTGGGCCGAGGCGAGGCTGGGCCCGTCCCGCATCCATGAAGCCTACGCATGGCGATCACTGCTCGAAACCGGTTCGATTATCCCCGGTGGATCCGATTTTCCCAACGACGGAATGGAACCGCTCTGGGGCTTCTATGCGGCGTTCACCAGGGCCGACCGGAGCGGCTACCCGCAGGATGGGTGGTATCGGGACCAGCGGATGACCCGGGAGGAGGCGATCAGGTGCTTTACCGCCTGGGGCGCCTACGCCGGATTTGAGGAGGGCGCCAAGGGCTCGATCGAGCCGGGTAAACTGGCGGACCTCACGCTCCTCTCAAGAAATATCATGCAGGTATCTCCCCCGGAGGTTCTCACAACGAACGTCGAGATGACAATCGTGGATGGGCGTGTTACGTACCGGAAGCCCGCCGGAGGAGGGGCTCCGTGA
- the mazG gene encoding nucleoside triphosphate pyrophosphohydrolase codes for MVNDAFLKLVEITKRLRAECPWDREQTHESIRMSLIEEAYEVVEAIDGRAHDDLRKELGDLLLHVLFHSNIAEERHEFTLEEVITGLTEKLIFRHPHVFGDVKVGNAHEVKQNWEKLKMQEGRTSLMDGVPKELPALLRAHRLQDKASKAGFDWEKREDVWKKVEEELGELHREVGDQAGPEAGHTSGEANRERMEMEFGDLLFALVNYARFLHVNPEIALRGTIEKFIARFQYIERRLKETGKDVHSSTLGEMDALWREAKQV; via the coding sequence ATGGTGAATGATGCGTTTCTCAAACTTGTCGAAATTACAAAACGGCTGCGCGCGGAATGCCCGTGGGACCGGGAGCAGACGCACGAGTCGATCCGGATGAGCCTGATCGAGGAGGCCTACGAGGTCGTCGAAGCAATCGACGGCAGGGCCCACGACGACCTGAGAAAGGAATTGGGCGATTTGTTGCTCCATGTCCTCTTCCACTCGAACATCGCGGAGGAGCGGCACGAATTCACGCTCGAAGAGGTGATCACGGGCCTCACGGAGAAGCTGATCTTCCGGCACCCGCACGTGTTCGGAGACGTGAAAGTGGGGAATGCGCACGAAGTCAAGCAGAATTGGGAGAAGTTGAAGATGCAGGAAGGAAGGACCTCCCTCATGGACGGGGTCCCGAAGGAGTTGCCCGCGCTCCTGCGGGCGCACCGGCTGCAGGACAAGGCATCCAAGGCCGGTTTCGACTGGGAGAAGCGCGAAGACGTCTGGAAGAAAGTCGAGGAGGAGCTGGGCGAACTGCACCGGGAAGTCGGGGATCAGGCCGGGCCGGAAGCGGGGCACACATCAGGCGAAGCGAACCGGGAGCGTATGGAGATGGAGTTCGGCGATCTCCTCTTCGCTCTCGTCAATTATGCGCGCTTCCTTCACGTCAACCCGGAGATTGCCCTCAGAGGGACGATCGAGAAATTTATCGCGCGCTTTCAGTACATCGAACGGCGATTGAAGGAAACGGGAAAGGACGTGCACTCCTCCACCCTCGGGGAGATGGATGCGTTGTGGAGGGAAGCGAAACAGGTCTGA
- a CDS encoding ABC transporter substrate-binding protein → MIRIVSHVQRLLLSVVFFFAAAFSVGNAQQELTFNSGAEKSFLDATQLFKNGKFSDAASGFDELRRLKPWHQRTTGAYVMLAKAWFELKKYEESALLLQEFLGMFPASTYRDDATYTLALDHLMAAKFDVAAAEFLQALESAGDPSLARRAETLFEYVAEERLPLPSLERILQSTAGERSKELVRLKLAERYAAGGDPARAKQIVYGLLGGEKGNPYRERARQLLDRLERQAGVKIAVVLPLMQELGANAVKNLAGELLEGISLAIREHSARPGAGTAVSIEVRDSKRDSAVALRAVREVASSPDVIGIIGPVFSNDVAACAPVAQSAGIPMISPTATANGLASMGSHLFQLHPDWSTRGKAMARYAVSSLGLTSLAVLSSNDAPESLSARSFAEEARRLGATVVAAETFPQGASDLRDQFLRIRKAASPLDPEFSFAGKTRADAAPILGAGADTALVDSLLARRESIGVTKLFGPRGRVVADSLHLALVETDTVSGNTDIPVTAVQGIFVAVDNAEEIGIIGSQLSYFNIKAQILGNDEWYDPAQLDVHRQYVNGAVFTSDFYADTRDSGYSRFDGAFSSATGRHPTKYALIGYDAMSMLLARIDGGATTREKLTASLSGLERFPGVHATVTFTHGRVNSNVHILRYSNGEVKRIIELPVN, encoded by the coding sequence ATGATCCGGATCGTGTCACACGTGCAGAGGCTTCTCCTTTCGGTGGTTTTCTTTTTTGCGGCCGCATTCTCCGTCGGGAATGCGCAGCAGGAGTTGACCTTCAATTCCGGCGCGGAAAAGTCGTTTCTCGACGCGACGCAGCTCTTCAAGAACGGCAAGTTCAGTGATGCCGCCTCCGGCTTCGACGAGTTGCGCCGCCTGAAACCGTGGCACCAGCGGACGACGGGCGCGTATGTGATGCTCGCAAAAGCATGGTTCGAACTCAAGAAGTATGAGGAGTCCGCTCTTCTGCTCCAGGAGTTTCTCGGCATGTTCCCGGCTTCGACGTATCGGGACGACGCCACGTATACGCTCGCGCTCGACCACCTGATGGCCGCGAAGTTCGACGTTGCCGCCGCCGAATTCCTTCAAGCCCTCGAGAGCGCCGGCGATCCGTCCCTGGCGAGGCGGGCGGAGACGCTGTTCGAGTACGTGGCCGAGGAGCGGTTGCCGCTCCCGTCGCTCGAGAGAATCCTCCAGTCGACGGCCGGCGAGCGTTCGAAAGAGCTCGTGCGGCTGAAACTCGCCGAACGGTATGCGGCGGGAGGCGACCCCGCGCGCGCGAAACAGATCGTGTACGGCCTTTTGGGAGGGGAGAAAGGGAATCCGTACCGGGAGCGCGCACGCCAGTTGCTCGACAGGCTCGAGCGGCAGGCGGGAGTGAAGATCGCCGTCGTCCTTCCCCTGATGCAGGAGCTGGGCGCGAACGCCGTCAAGAACCTTGCCGGAGAGCTCCTCGAAGGGATCTCGCTCGCGATCAGGGAACACTCGGCCCGTCCGGGCGCGGGGACCGCAGTCTCGATCGAGGTCAGGGATTCGAAGCGTGATTCGGCGGTCGCCCTCCGGGCGGTCCGCGAGGTCGCTTCCTCCCCCGACGTCATCGGAATCATCGGGCCCGTGTTCAGCAACGACGTCGCGGCGTGCGCCCCCGTCGCGCAGTCGGCCGGCATCCCCATGATCTCCCCGACCGCGACCGCCAACGGTCTCGCGTCGATGGGATCGCATCTCTTCCAGCTCCACCCGGACTGGTCGACAAGGGGAAAAGCGATGGCCCGGTATGCCGTGAGCTCCCTCGGCCTGACCTCGCTTGCCGTGCTCTCCTCGAACGATGCCCCCGAATCCCTGTCGGCGCGCAGTTTCGCCGAGGAGGCCCGGCGCCTGGGCGCCACCGTCGTCGCGGCCGAGACCTTTCCGCAGGGCGCGAGCGATCTCCGGGATCAATTCCTGCGCATCCGCAAAGCCGCCTCTCCGCTGGACCCGGAGTTTTCGTTTGCCGGAAAAACGAGGGCGGACGCGGCTCCGATTCTCGGCGCCGGCGCCGATACCGCGCTGGTCGATTCGCTCCTCGCGCGGCGGGAATCGATCGGGGTCACGAAGCTCTTCGGGCCCCGCGGACGGGTGGTGGCCGACTCGCTCCATCTCGCGCTCGTCGAAACAGACACTGTCTCGGGAAACACCGATATCCCCGTGACAGCCGTGCAGGGGATCTTCGTGGCGGTCGACAACGCCGAGGAGATCGGCATCATCGGGTCGCAACTCTCGTACTTCAATATCAAGGCCCAGATCCTCGGCAACGATGAATGGTACGATCCCGCCCAGCTCGACGTCCACCGGCAGTATGTCAACGGGGCCGTGTTCACATCGGACTTTTACGCGGACACCCGCGATTCCGGCTACTCCCGGTTCGACGGCGCGTTCTCTTCCGCTACCGGCCGCCATCCCACGAAGTACGCGCTCATCGGCTATGACGCGATGAGCATGCTCCTGGCGCGGATCGACGGGGGGGCGACGACCCGGGAAAAACTGACGGCCTCCCTCTCGGGTCTGGAGAGATTTCCCGGGGTCCATGCTACGGTGACATTCACGCACGGCCGGGTCAATTCCAATGTCCATATACTGCGGTACTCGAACGGCGAGGTAAAGCGGATCATCGAACTACCGGTCAATTAG
- a CDS encoding PhoH family protein: protein MAERKIKAQGVDMLRLLGLNDANLQVVEDRFDASITVRGDQITFRGEAKEVDQLEKIFKELIYVLGKSGAITTNDVETIIDLVAVNGDPALPTNVTSRMGTDELEAVVLFTRNGIIRAKTPGQKEYIHQIKKNDIVFAIGPAGTGKTYLAVAMAVAGLRNREVMKIILARPAVEAGESLGFLPGDLREKVDPYLRPLYDALDDMIPPEKLKTYIERRVIEVVPLAYMRGRTLNNAYVILDEAQNASSMQMKMFLTRIGPNSKAIINGDITQIDLPSKTVSGLVQIQEILREIEGVQFCYFDRNDVVRHRLVKDIIDAYDTFHAGGGIGVEEAERPARRKK from the coding sequence TTGGCTGAACGGAAGATCAAGGCGCAGGGCGTCGACATGCTCAGGCTTCTCGGCCTGAACGACGCAAATCTACAGGTCGTCGAGGACCGCTTCGACGCGAGCATCACCGTCCGGGGCGATCAGATCACGTTCCGGGGGGAAGCCAAGGAGGTCGACCAGCTCGAGAAAATCTTCAAGGAACTGATCTACGTCCTGGGCAAGAGCGGCGCGATCACCACGAACGACGTCGAGACCATCATCGATCTTGTCGCGGTCAACGGCGATCCGGCTCTCCCGACAAACGTGACGAGCAGGATGGGGACCGATGAGCTCGAGGCCGTCGTCCTGTTTACGAGGAACGGGATCATCCGGGCAAAGACGCCCGGCCAGAAAGAGTACATCCACCAGATCAAGAAGAACGATATCGTCTTCGCGATCGGACCGGCCGGGACCGGAAAGACCTACCTGGCCGTCGCGATGGCGGTGGCCGGCCTCAGGAACCGTGAGGTGATGAAAATCATTCTCGCGCGTCCCGCCGTCGAAGCCGGTGAGAGCCTCGGATTTCTTCCCGGAGACCTCCGGGAGAAGGTCGATCCCTACCTGAGGCCCCTCTACGATGCGCTGGACGACATGATCCCCCCCGAGAAGCTCAAGACGTACATCGAACGGAGGGTGATCGAGGTGGTTCCGCTCGCGTATATGCGGGGCCGGACCCTGAACAACGCCTACGTCATCCTCGACGAGGCCCAAAACGCCTCGAGCATGCAGATGAAGATGTTTCTCACCCGGATCGGCCCGAACTCAAAAGCCATCATCAACGGCGACATCACGCAAATCGACCTGCCGTCGAAAACGGTTTCCGGACTCGTCCAGATTCAGGAAATTCTCCGCGAGATCGAGGGGGTGCAGTTCTGTTATTTCGACAGGAACGACGTCGTCCGGCACCGGCTCGTCAAGGATATCATCGACGCCTACGACACATTTCATGCCGGCGGGGGAATCGGGGTGGAGGAAGCGGAGCGGCCCGCCCGCAGGAAAAAATGA